One Pseudorhodoplanes sinuspersici DNA segment encodes these proteins:
- the trxA gene encoding thioredoxin: MAVGKVSDATFESEVLKASGPVVVDFWAEWCGPCRMIAPALEEIQGAMGEKVKIVKLNVDENPGVASKYGIMSIPTLMIFKNGELASRQVGAAPKAKLEQWITAAV, translated from the coding sequence ATGGCCGTTGGAAAGGTATCGGACGCGACATTCGAGAGCGAAGTCTTGAAAGCCAGCGGTCCTGTGGTTGTGGATTTCTGGGCGGAATGGTGCGGCCCCTGCCGCATGATTGCGCCTGCGCTCGAGGAAATTCAGGGCGCGATGGGCGAGAAGGTCAAGATCGTGAAGCTGAATGTCGACGAAAACCCCGGCGTTGCGTCGAAATACGGCATCATGTCGATCCCGACGCTGATGATCTTCAAGAATGGCGAGCTTGCTTCGCGCCAGGTCGGCGCGGCGCCCAAGGCCAAGCTTGAACAGTGGATTACGGCCGCGGTCTGA